A genomic window from Vitis riparia cultivar Riparia Gloire de Montpellier isolate 1030 chromosome 18, EGFV_Vit.rip_1.0, whole genome shotgun sequence includes:
- the LOC117906275 gene encoding protein phosphatase 1 regulatory subunit INH3-like codes for MARPTRTRTRPRPPSSSSTITTTLTLENPSPSQPQQPQQQQQQQQQTTLVLRLNPKKKVTWKEGTVDNEFLQRKSSKKCCIFHKEKPFDEDDSDDDDHHHHHHDHGCRKSDAGNQSGEAGSSGCGGL; via the coding sequence ATGGCTCGACCCACAAGGACAAGGACAAGGCCAAGGCCACCATCCTCCTCCTCCACCATCACCACGACCCTAACCCTAGAAAACCCATCTCCATCGCAACCTCAACAACCccaacagcagcagcagcagcagcagcaaacGACGCTGGTGCTGCGGCTGAATCCCAAGAAGAAGGTGACATGGAAGGAGGGCACTGTCGACAACGAGTTCCTCCAGAGGAAGAGCTCCAAGAAGTGCTGCATCTTCCACAAAGAGAAGCCCTTTGACGAGGACGATAGCGATGACGACGACCACCATCATCACCATCATGATCATGGCTGTCGCAAATCCGACGCCGGAAATCAATCTGGTGAGGCTGGCTCCAGTGGGTGCGGTGgtctttga